From a single Brassica oleracea var. oleracea cultivar TO1000 chromosome C5, BOL, whole genome shotgun sequence genomic region:
- the LOC106292438 gene encoding uncharacterized protein LOC106292438, producing MAAERKKETIRLEPESVIPILKPKLIMTLANLIEHSNDRQEFLKLCKRIEYTVRAWYNLQFEDLMQLYSLFDPVHGAQKLQQQNLTSQEIDVLEQNFLAYLFQVMDKSNFKITTDDEIEVARSGQYLLNLPIKVDESKLDKKLLKRYFEEHPHENLPDFSDNYVIFRRGIGMDKTTDFFFMEKLDVIISRIWSCFLKITWLDKLRANRSSRHQKKDPKKDDETNPEADNEDLYVERIRLENTQLSVKSFLSKLTIQEPTFDRMIVVYRRASSKTNLERGIYVKHFKNIPMADMEIVLPEKRNPGLTPMDWVKFLISAVVGLVAVVTSVEMPKADPWVIFAVLSTVVGYCAKTYFTFQQNMATYQNLITQSMYDKQLDSGKGTLLHLCDDVIQQEVKEVMISFYILMEQGKATLEDLDLRCEELIKEEFGERCNFDVDDAVQKLEKLGIVARDTIGRYYCMRQRHVNGQMC from the exons ATGGCGGCTGAACGGAAAAAGGAAACGATTCGTCTGGAGCCCGAATCCGTCATCCCTATCCTCAAACCTAAGCTCATCATGACCTTGGCTAATCTCATTG AACATAGCAATGATAGACAAGAGTTTCTTAAGCTCTGCAAGAGAATTGAATACACTGTCCGAGCTTGGTATAATCTTCAGTTTGAAGATTTGATG CAACTCTACTCTCTTTTTGATCCTGTACACGGTGCTCAGAAACTCCAGCAGCAGAACCTAACTTCTCAGGAAATTGATGTGCTTGAACAGAATTTCCTGGCTTACTTGTTTCAG GTTATGGACAAGAGCAACTTTAAAATAACAACAGATGATGAGATCGAGGTTGCACGCTCTGGGCAGTATCTTCTTAATCTTCCCATCAAAGTTGACGAGTCAAAG CTTGACAAGAAGCTACTCAAGAGATATTTTGAGGAGCACCCACATGAAAATCTTCCAGACTTTTCTGATAAT TATGTCATCTTCAGGCGGGGTATTGGGATGGATAAGACCACCGACTTCTTTTTCATGGAGAAATTAGATGTGATCATATCACGTATTTGGTCATGTTTCCTGAAAATCACTTG GTTAGATAAGTTACGTGCCAATCGGTCAAGCAGACATCAAAAGAAAGATCCCAAAAAAGATGATGAGACAAACCCTGAAGCAGATAATGAGGACTTGTATGTGGAGCGTATTCGCCTTGAGAATACACAATTGAG CGTTAAGAGTTTCTTGAGCAAGCTCACGATACAAGAGCCTACATTTGATAGAATGATTGTTGTGTATAG GCGTGCCAGCTCTAAAACAAATCTAGAACGAGGAATTTACGTCAAGCATTTCAAAAACATTCCTATGGCCGACATGGAGATTGTGCTT CCTGAGAAAAGAAATCCTGGACTGACTCCAATGGATTGGGTCAAATTTCTGATATCTGCCGTAGTTGGTCTG GTTGCCGTGGTCACTTCAGTTGAGATGCCGAAAGCAGACCCATGGGTAATCTTTGCAGTTCTCTCCACAGTGGTTGGTTATTGTGCCAAAACATACTTCAC TTTCCAGCAGAACATGGCGACGTACCAGAACCTGATAACGCAGTCAATGTATGATAAACAATTAGACAGCGGGAAGGGAACGCTATTACACTTGTGCGATGACGTTATTCAGCAAGAA GTAAAAGAGGTGATGATTTCCTTCTACATACTAATGGAGCAGGGGAAAGCTACCTTGGAG GATCTGGATCTGAGATGTGAGGAACTGATAAAGGAAGAGTTTGGTGAGAGGTGTAACTTTGATGTGGACGATGCAGTTCAAAAGCTAGAGAAGTTGGGGATCGTTGCCCGTGACACAATTGGAAGGTACTACTGCATGAGACAGAGACATGTGAACGGACAGATGTGTTAA